acaaataGTACATGactcttgaaaatgtaaatacatgccATGCTTTGCCCACCACTATTATAAAATCTTACCTCCGTGTCAACAAGATGATGAGGAGGAAAGTCAGTAAAATCAGTCCAGCAGTTGCAATCGCCAAGTAAACATACATCATAAACACGGACAGTCTGAAGCCACCTGATAATGACATGACAATCAACCTTTgtccaaaatagaaaaaaaaattaatcacaGCAAATATGCTCATCGACAGATTGGGGTAGGTATGGAAATAATACATGCCCTGGCACAAAAAATACCACAAGCTATATCGAGAGCATCTGAGTTTGAATTTCAATTTAGGACATttcatttttctatttatttattttttaaccaatttttgggcaaaaaaaaaataaaaataaaaaatcagttaGATATTCAAATGTAACCTCAGATGGCATAGATATACTTCCATAGTATGCGTTGATTAGGGGAGTGCATACAACTTCAGTCAGATGTAGTAAAgttaaaactaaactaaaactaaatttAAATAAGGAGTATTATGTAGAAATGTAGTGAAAGGGTAATTCAGTCACTTCGCTCCCCAAAACGTACACAATATTGTGGACTGACCGCATTCGTCTCTCCTTGAATGCTAATTGCCGTTTTCACTTAACAGTGttaatattgcatttgtttACAACATGTGGTAATACTGTACAGCGTTAATATTGCACTTGTTTACAACATGCTGTAATAGTATACACTATAATTCATCTGAAAGACTTAACATGCtttagtgctgctgttttggctaGCCACATTGTTAAGAGTTCAAATCTCTGTCTGCGAACAACAGCCTTGAGGAACTGAGATAATTACAGTAACGAACGCTTGTATTATCCTGATAAGCAAAGGGAGGCATCTATTTTTTATAGTCTTACATGGATCATTATACAACCATCAACATGTTCACTAGCAGATTGAgcactgaggaaaaaaaaaaaaatacatgatttaaaaatatatgttttatatgcctgtgaatattatcattcatccattcattctcagggcattgactcGATCGCaattggactgttctgtttgtcttagaagacgtttcacctcttATCCGAGCATGCTTcttcagttcatgcaacaattAATCTATGCATCAGGTCTGTCTGAGAAACTCAGAAGGATTTTCAAGCAACACAACATTTCGGTACACTTCAAGCCTGGTAACACGCTGAGACAAAGGCTGCCACGCCCCAAAGACCGGATACCACAAACGCAGAAAAGCAATCTAGTGTATACGGTCAAATGCAGCGAGGAATgcagatactgtatataaattggggaaaccaagcaaccactgagcagacgcatggcacaacacagatgtgaaaacccctcaggtcaagactcagctgtCTTCCTGCACCTCCAAGAGAAACAGCACCCTTTTGAGGACAGAAATTTGTGTTTTGGACAgggaagacagatggtttgaGAGAGGGGTGAGGGAGGCCATATacacaaaggtggaaaaacCATCAATtaacagaggaggaggagcttaCGACATCACCTATCTCCTACTTACAATTCTGTCCTTtcgtccattccaaagaaacttaataattctgcctccaacaaaCAGCACGCTCTCCTTGACCGTTAGGTAACTCCACAACAAGTTTACAACTGAATGGAGTATCAATGAGGGAGTTTCCACCCAACGACTCTGGTGGACTGACAATGGCCTTTCGGCCAGACAGCTTAACGGTCTCCCctgtttttgcattccaaaataaACATTCTATATGTGGTGTGGGGCATGCCTCTAAATTGGAGCATcaatagttgagttttccacacaaacactggctagtgcGTCCCAACTAAGCCTTGTAGCATAAGCTGATGAAgtctgctcggatgagaggcgaaacgtcttccaAGACAAGcacaacagtccagttgcgatcgattcaatgccctaagAAAgtatatgttttatatttaacacagagCACTGGTTCAATTGTAAAAGTCGTGTAAAAATAAACTTGTCTCGTAATGCTTATTTTTTGTGTCGCCCTGGTTTGCCATTTAAACAGGCACTCAATGGGAGTGGCTAGcatctgccattttttttttcaacggcTTATATGTGCAGTTTTGATTGGACTCCCATGAAATCTGCCTGGGAACAAGGATTTGACCATATGTCCAAACTCGCATATAACAATGACTTGAAACGGCTTTAAGAATCCTGATGAAGAGCTTGATGTTCacctttttgtatttatgtatacaTGCATTTGAGATTCACTAGCAGATTCAACAGACtatgttgtttttaattctgaGCACGGGTCTAATCTGCTTTATCCAGAGCggcacgtgaccaaacccggaaacaGGTTAGCAGACTCCCTGTGTATCCCATGATAACTAGCATAGGTAACTaagggttgatgacatgatgctttgaagctgaacttgcaaaaatgttttctttatggctggtgtacatgtataatatttatttaaacaagtatgatatatgtaaacacaaaaaaagcctaAACATGGGATATTGTCATTTTTGGTAGGTCTTGcagacatcttgtgttaaacaaaagaccattttcattttatttctacaGTTCCTTAGTCCCAGTTTCCTGCCATAGGGCTCCACCACTCACCTGAACCGGAAGAAAGTGCTTTGACGTTTTTTCGAATGCGGAATATGGTTGCGCATAACCACTATTGCCCCAACTACGATTTGAGACGGCTTTCAGTCATGTGGTGTGAAGTACAACTTTTTACCTGACGGGGGCACTGTGACCATGACAGTGTTGGTCTGCAGGCCGACGTCCGTGCTGAAGCTGCAGCGGTATAAGCCACCATCTTCCTGCACTACAGGAGTCAGTTGCAGATTGACATCCAGGCTTTGTTCGCAGATGATCCGACCACGCTCGCTGTAGTCTTCCATCAGCACGCCACCCTCCACCCGCTTGCAGATGCCGATGATGACCCACGGTTGACCGAGCGCCATGTACTCCAATACGGCTTGGTGGACGGTCGTGTCGTTGCGCTCGTGGTTGCACTCGATGGTGAGGTTGCTGCTGGGTTCTGCTGTCACATGCACGTCTGCCTCCATGACCTCAGCATTGTCTTCTTTATCGTCTTCTTCTGGAGGCTCATCTGCGTTCACAGAAAACAGCTTATCAAAGGAAAGCCGAATGCTTCATGATGGGAAGTAAATAATGTGTTCAACTGTTACCTAAGTCCTCCACCTGAATGTTCCTGATCCAGGGGCCTTGGGGGAAAGTCTGAACAGAGCAGTGATAAACCCCAATGTCCTGGTGGGTGACGTTCTTCATGGATATGCTTCCGTCCATAGGCGTGGCTCTCAAGAACTCGATCCGCTCTCGGTAATGGTAAGTGGTGGCTATTCCGTACTCTGGGTGGAAAACAGCTATGGAATTGGTGTCTGGGTCTTTGGTCCATGACACCATAGTGAGGTTTCCGTCCCAGGGGCACAAGCAGTCGAGGACCATCCCCTCCTGTAGGTGGATCGTGACTGTTTCTATCTCCGGGACGGAATCTGCACATGCCCCTTTATTTGGTTAGAGCAAAATCACAACTTTAGTAAGGgtaaaaacatgtacagtgtaACTTCCAAAGTCAAACGTGCGTAGATTAAAACCAAACTACAGATATAAGATATCTTACTAAAACTAATACAAGACTGAACAGTGcaagtaaaatatttaaaaaacatggatggatggattttaaaatgcttttaaaaaacTCGATtgtaagcatgagaaaaaaagaacagtgtTTAACCTGGatttcaaaacattcacacttggggctgacttccCTTCTATTGCCAGCTTATTCCATTTCTGTGCAGGATAAccgctaaatgctgcttcgcgATGTTTGGTTTTCAACTCTGGGCTCTACTATCTGACCtgcagatctcagagccctactgggtttatatcccattagtgtgtctttaatgtattcaggacctaaacaatTCAGTGATTTagagaccagtagcagaactttaaagtctattctaTAGTTGACTGGGAATCAGTCATGTAAGGTTCACtgaacactaaattgtccacaggtgtgaatgtgaatagtaATTtcttatttgtctatatgtttcCTGCGACTCGCTGGTGATCAGTTGTGTGCACCCCACGTCTCAccaaaagtcaactgggataggctccatttaAGAGAGCGGCCATGTCTCGtaagtgataataataatataatgctGGGTCAATGGCGAGTATGGATTTCATTCGAATGACAATCAGGGGCGGAGCAAGGGCACTAAACAGGCAAGTGTCTTCTACTTGTGAGAACAGAGCCCAGATTgtgcaaaaaaactaaaaatgaaaagtGAGCGCCTGGAAAGACAATAACAGCATTTTAACTCATGGAGGCAGCGGTTTATACTGTAcgtcaccaaacaaaaacaaaaacgccaCTGCCACAGGGTTTCTGGATGATACTGCCTTtgcatgatagtgtttcagacaATGTCATCCGTACATCCAGCTGCagttgcttgaaagtggctctcgATAGTCACCCAGGTTGGCTGATTCGTGTTACGGGGTAGACAcctggttattatgtaaattagccccactgttcTCTAACTCGAAGTGCAGAACGTGTtccttgaatggtctttttagaaatgaggaattcaaacaaaaacaggacttttgtccttaatgtgcaaacaaaaacacgcaacaaagTATGAAAGAGaacaatggtgaaaagacattgataactttgcattcctcgcagttctggctgactatattaacaaaatatttaatttgatcTGTActtatattccatccatccattttctacactgcttaacctcactagggttgcggctatgctggagcctatcccggctaactacgggcaggaggtgggctacaccctgaactggttgccagccaatcgcagtgcacatataaactaaccaccattcgcactcacattcatacctacggacaatttagggtcttcaattaacctaccgtggatgtttctgggatgtgggaagaaaccggagtacccgggatttgaaccgcagtcctcataactgtgaggcggatgtgataa
The genomic region above belongs to Phycodurus eques isolate BA_2022a chromosome 21, UOR_Pequ_1.1, whole genome shotgun sequence and contains:
- the cd226 gene encoding CD226 antigen isoform X2, which gives rise to MCRFRPGDRNSHDPPTGGDGPRLLVPLGRKPHYGVMDQRPRHQFHSCFPPRVRNSHHLPLPRADRVLESHAYGRKHIHEERHPPGHWGLSLLCSDFPPRPLDQEHSDEPPEEDDKEDNAEVMEADVHVTAEPSSNLTIECNHERNDTTVHQAVLEYMALGQPWVIIGICKRVEGGVLMEDYSERGRIICEQSLDVNLQLTPVVQEDGGLYRCSFSTDVGLQTNTVMVTVPPSGGFRLSVFMMYVYLAIATAGLILLTFLLIILLTRRKKSRREESRDKLHPSHTQRWRRWWAREVCGQVY
- the cd226 gene encoding CD226 antigen isoform X1, with product MEVVQKERWYFMALVLLPFLKGACADSVPEIETVTIHLQEGMVLDCLCPWDGNLTMVSWTKDPDTNSIAVFHPEYGIATTYHYRERIEFLRATPMDGSISMKNVTHQDIGVYHCSVQTFPQGPWIRNIQVEDLDEPPEEDDKEDNAEVMEADVHVTAEPSSNLTIECNHERNDTTVHQAVLEYMALGQPWVIIGICKRVEGGVLMEDYSERGRIICEQSLDVNLQLTPVVQEDGGLYRCSFSTDVGLQTNTVMVTVPPSGGFRLSVFMMYVYLAIATAGLILLTFLLIILLTRRKKSRREESRDKLHPSHTQRWRRWWAREVCGQVY